A stretch of the Gossypium hirsutum isolate 1008001.06 chromosome D07, Gossypium_hirsutum_v2.1, whole genome shotgun sequence genome encodes the following:
- the LOC107956649 gene encoding AT-hook motif nuclear-localized protein 7, whose product MEEKTVALSPDSAANANHQTQNKSSMDPPEVQANALGPGEGSGWTATSKEIVNKRGRGRPRKYEHGIPIINGSLEAFPLPTAAYCSTKRPRGRPKGTGKFQGLASFGEYMDTAGGSFTPHVLPVYEGEDLANTIVSFCGRASRSVCVLTASGAVSSVTLCAPGSSVGTLTYEGRFEILTLSGSSVVSGEPGTRRRTGLLSVSLANPHGRVFGGSVEGPLIAAGPGPIQLIVASFKQNIGREIRRKYCGGTSASAKIFASSEMVNAPINQVSAMAEDHEKCTSPPPVAVIMKADSLKSNTIVAENNNINPTSLQSIDPNNLQKAENLIAENHDFSSQKMAGSNNLQTSPVQQPVSDEMMIDNSGH is encoded by the exons ATGGAAGAGAAAACAGTGGCTCTCTCTCCCGACTCTGCTGCTAATGCTAATCACCAAAcccaaaacaagtcatcaatggATCCACCGGAAGTTCAAGCGAATGCTTTAGGGCCCGGGGAAGGGTCAGGTTGGACTGCAACCAGTAAAGAAATCGTTAACAAGAGAGGAAGGGGGAGGCCAAGGAAGTACGAGCATGGTATTCCAATCATTAATGGCTCATTGGAAGCTTTCCCACTACCAACGGCGGCCTATTGTTCGACAAAAAGACCTCGGGGACGGCCTAAGGGTACTGGCAAGTTTCAGGGTTTGGCTTCTTTTG GTGAATATATGGACACTGCTGGAGGAAGCTTTACACCTCATGTACTGCCAGTGTACGAAGGAGAG GACCTTGCTAATACGATAGTATCATTTTGTGGAAGGGCTTCTCGTTCAGTTTGTGTTCTTACTGCTAGTGGTGCTGTCTCCAGTGTCACCCTATGTGCGCCTGGTTCTTCTGTTGGTACTCTGACATATGAG GGACGCTTTGAAATTCTTACTCTCAGTGGTTCCTCTGTTGTGTCCGGTGAACCGGGGACTCGTCGGAGAACCGGTCTTTTGAGTGTTTCATTGGCTAATCCTCATGGACGAGTTTTTGGTGGAAGTGTTGAAGGTCCACTGATTGCAGCTGGCCCTGGACCTATCCAA CTAATTGTTGCCAGTTTCAAGCAAAACATCGGTCGGGAAATCCGAAGGAAGTATTGTGGAGGAACTTCAGCATCAGCCAAAATTTTTGCCAGTTCAGAAATGGTGAATGCTCCCATTAATCAAGTTTCTGCAATGGCAGAAGACCATGAGAAGTGTACTTCACCACCCCCAGTAGCAGTTATTATGAAAGCAGATAGCCTGAAATCCAATACCATTGTAGCTGAAAACAATAACATCAACCCCACTTCACTACAAAGTATTGATCCAAACAACTTGCAGAAAGCAGAGAATTTGATAGCTGAAAACCATGACTTTAGCTCTCAAAAAATGGCAGGTTCAAACAACTTGCAGACCTCACCAGTCCAACAGCCCGTATCTGATGAAATGATGATTGATAACTCCGGACACTAA